A genomic region of Caldicellulosiruptor acetigenus contains the following coding sequences:
- the kduD gene encoding 2-dehydro-3-deoxy-D-gluconate 5-dehydrogenase KduD, whose translation MILDKFRLDGKVAIVTGASTGLGQGMAIALAEAGADIVGVDYVPCTETKQKIESIGRRFLEIQANLMTIEPINMIIEKTIQEFGKLDILVNNAGIIRRCDAIDFTEKDWDDVLAINLKTVFFFCQAAARQFIKQGTGGKIINIASMLSFQGGIRVPSYTASKSGVAGITRALANEWAKYNINVNAIAPGYMATNNTQPLREDPQRSAEILSRIPAGRWGTPEDLQGAVVFLASDASEYVNGCILNVDGGWLAR comes from the coding sequence ATGATACTTGATAAATTCAGGCTTGATGGCAAAGTTGCGATTGTAACAGGCGCGTCGACAGGTTTGGGCCAGGGGATGGCAATTGCTTTAGCGGAAGCTGGAGCTGATATTGTTGGTGTTGATTATGTCCCATGTACAGAGACAAAACAGAAAATAGAGTCAATTGGAAGAAGGTTTTTGGAGATTCAGGCAAACTTAATGACAATCGAACCAATCAACATGATTATTGAAAAGACAATTCAGGAGTTTGGCAAGCTTGACATTTTAGTGAACAATGCAGGAATAATCAGAAGATGTGATGCTATTGACTTTACAGAAAAAGACTGGGACGATGTGCTTGCAATTAATCTAAAGACAGTATTCTTCTTCTGCCAGGCAGCAGCAAGACAGTTCATCAAGCAAGGAACAGGTGGCAAAATAATAAACATCGCATCCATGCTTTCATTCCAGGGCGGAATTAGAGTTCCATCATACACAGCAAGCAAGAGCGGTGTTGCAGGTATCACAAGAGCGCTTGCAAATGAGTGGGCAAAGTACAATATAAACGTCAATGCAATCGCACCTGGTTACATGGCAACAAACAACACACAGCCGCTCAGAGAAGACCCGCAAAGAAGTGCTGAGATACTATCCAGAATTCCGGCTGGGCGCTGGGGCACACCGGAAGACCTGCAGGGTGCTGTTGTGTTCTTGGCATCAGATGCGTCTGAATATGTAAATGGCTGTATTTTGAACGTTGATGGTGGCTGGCTTGCAAGGTAA
- a CDS encoding LUD domain-containing protein, whose product MRQSLLADVLVTGTNAITKNGTFINVDYSDLAITRVVSNYF is encoded by the coding sequence ATGCGCCAGTCTCTTTTGGCTGATGTTCTTGTAACAGGGACAAATGCAATAACCAAAAATGGAACGTTTATAAATGTTGACTACTCTGACCTAGCCATCACAAGAGTGGTAAGTAATTACTTTTAA
- a CDS encoding glycoside hydrolase family 88/105 protein, with product MKKLKDLAKKNYSVKMADSVLAKFPELTDKWQYDYGVVFKGLEYIYENTSDEKYFEYIKKNIDYFVDENGNIKKYSKDEYNIDHINNGKAILFLYRKTGEEKYKKAAQLLRDQLKTHPRTVEGGFWHKKIYPHQMWLDGIYMGSPFYAEYATLIGQDEAEEIFDDVAKQVILCAKHTKDPITGLHFHGWDERREQRWANKITGCSPNFWGRAMGWFAMAIVDVLDFLPQDHQSRETILTIFKQLIDAVLKYQDPETGVWYQVVNFIGRNGNYPEASASCMFAYALAKGIEKGYLDSSYIKALERAYEGIIYRFVEEDENGFLNLNGVCMVAGLGGNPYRDGSYEYYISEPIKTNDLKGIGAFLKASAWIERLFK from the coding sequence ATGAAAAAATTAAAGGATCTTGCTAAAAAGAATTATTCTGTTAAAATGGCAGACAGTGTCCTTGCAAAGTTTCCAGAACTTACTGACAAGTGGCAGTATGACTACGGTGTTGTGTTCAAAGGATTGGAATATATTTATGAAAATACCTCTGATGAAAAGTACTTTGAGTATATAAAGAAAAACATTGACTATTTTGTTGATGAGAATGGTAATATCAAGAAATATTCAAAAGATGAGTACAACATAGACCACATAAACAATGGGAAGGCAATCCTATTTTTATATAGAAAAACAGGCGAAGAAAAGTACAAGAAAGCAGCACAGCTTCTTCGAGACCAGCTCAAGACCCATCCAAGAACAGTTGAGGGAGGTTTTTGGCACAAAAAAATTTATCCACATCAGATGTGGCTTGACGGCATCTATATGGGCTCACCATTTTACGCCGAGTATGCAACTTTGATAGGACAGGATGAAGCTGAAGAGATATTTGACGATGTTGCAAAACAGGTCATACTTTGTGCAAAGCACACCAAAGATCCAATCACAGGGCTTCACTTTCACGGCTGGGATGAAAGAAGAGAACAAAGATGGGCGAACAAAATCACAGGCTGCTCTCCAAATTTCTGGGGAAGGGCAATGGGCTGGTTTGCAATGGCAATAGTTGATGTGCTTGACTTTCTGCCGCAGGACCATCAGTCAAGAGAAACAATTTTGACTATTTTTAAACAGCTCATTGACGCTGTTTTAAAGTATCAAGACCCTGAGACAGGTGTTTGGTACCAGGTTGTTAACTTTATAGGCAGAAATGGAAATTATCCTGAGGCTTCAGCTTCATGCATGTTTGCATATGCACTTGCAAAGGGTATAGAAAAGGGGTATTTGGACTCAAGTTATATAAAAGCACTTGAAAGAGCGTATGAAGGAATAATCTACAGGTTTGTTGAAGAGGATGAAAATGGGTTTTTGAATCTCAACGGGGTTTGTATGGTGGCAGGCCTTGGTGGAAATCCCTACAGAGATGGGTCATATGAATATTACATCAGTGAACCAATAAAGACAAATGACCTAAAAGGCATTGGAGCATTCTTGAAAGCAAGTGCTTGGATAGAAAGGCTTTTCAAGTAA
- a CDS encoding glycoside hydrolase family 28 protein produces the protein MFVNVREFGAKGNGIDKDTEAFKKAIEECEKQGGGTIFVPAGIYHIGAIQLKSNMTLYIESGAVLKFSQDEEDYPLVYTRWEGEEVQVYSPLIYAENAENVAVVGFGTIDGQGEKWWRLHRNKELKYPRPRSICFYKCNNVTIEGIKIINSPSWTVNPIECQNVTVHNIKIQNPYDSPNTDGINPESCKGVRISNCYIDVGDDCVTLKSGTEDCKQKIPCENITITNCIMAHGHGGVVIGSEMSGGVRNVVISNCIFEGTDRGIRIKTRRGRGGVVEDIRVSNIVMKNVMCPFAFYMYYHCGKGGKEKRVWDKSPYPVDDTTPIVRRIYISDVVVREARAAAGFLYGLTEMPIEDVVFSNVTVEMAQNPEPELPAMMSYLEPMAKRGFVINTVKNIKFLNVTVMNQEGAAFELNNCENVEFYRCRTKDTADYAKILSPNNTINVIAE, from the coding sequence ATGTTTGTAAACGTTCGAGAGTTTGGAGCAAAGGGCAATGGTATTGACAAGGACACAGAAGCTTTTAAAAAAGCAATAGAAGAGTGTGAAAAACAGGGTGGTGGCACAATTTTTGTTCCAGCAGGTATTTATCATATAGGTGCAATCCAACTTAAAAGCAACATGACACTTTACATTGAAAGTGGGGCTGTACTGAAGTTTTCACAGGATGAAGAGGACTATCCGCTTGTATATACTCGATGGGAAGGCGAAGAGGTGCAGGTTTATTCTCCTTTGATATATGCTGAAAATGCTGAAAACGTTGCAGTAGTGGGATTTGGCACAATTGACGGGCAGGGCGAAAAGTGGTGGCGTCTTCACAGAAATAAAGAGTTAAAATATCCAAGACCTCGTTCTATCTGTTTTTATAAGTGCAACAACGTCACTATTGAAGGAATAAAAATTATAAACTCTCCAAGCTGGACGGTAAATCCCATAGAGTGCCAGAATGTCACAGTTCACAACATCAAAATTCAAAACCCTTATGACTCGCCAAACACAGATGGGATAAATCCGGAGTCGTGCAAGGGCGTCAGGATATCAAACTGCTACATAGACGTAGGTGATGACTGTGTAACGTTAAAATCTGGCACTGAGGACTGCAAACAAAAGATTCCCTGTGAGAACATCACCATCACAAATTGTATTATGGCTCACGGTCATGGTGGGGTTGTCATTGGCAGTGAGATGAGCGGTGGTGTTAGAAATGTTGTCATCTCAAACTGCATTTTTGAGGGCACAGACAGAGGAATAAGAATAAAGACAAGAAGAGGACGTGGCGGGGTTGTTGAGGATATAAGAGTTTCTAATATTGTGATGAAAAATGTGATGTGTCCGTTTGCGTTTTATATGTATTATCACTGCGGCAAGGGCGGAAAAGAAAAGAGAGTTTGGGACAAATCTCCCTATCCTGTTGATGATACAACACCAATTGTAAGAAGAATTTATATAAGCGATGTGGTTGTAAGGGAAGCAAGAGCGGCAGCAGGGTTTTTATACGGTCTTACAGAGATGCCAATTGAAGATGTTGTATTTTCAAATGTCACAGTTGAGATGGCACAAAACCCTGAGCCTGAACTTCCAGCAATGATGAGCTATTTAGAGCCGATGGCGAAAAGAGGGTTTGTTATAAATACTGTGAAAAACATTAAATTCTTAAATGTTACTGTGATGAACCAGGAAGGTGCTGCTTTTGAACTCAACAATTGTGAAAATGTAGAGTTTTACAGATGCAGGACAAAAGATACAGCAGATTATGCTAAGATTTTGAGCCCGAACAATACAATTAATGTGATTGCCGAGTGA
- a CDS encoding S-layer homology domain-containing protein, whose translation MKAKISIQRCVSEGFVQGSNGSLKPQNNALRAEVAVIIYLISSNYVQQLK comes from the coding sequence GTGAAAGCAAAAATAAGTATACAAAGGTGTGTTTCAGAAGGATTCGTACAAGGTAGCAATGGTAGTTTAAAACCTCAGAATAATGCTTTAAGGGCTGAAGTGGCTGTTATAATTTACTTGATAAGCAGCAATTATGTTCAACAGCTTAAATAA
- a CDS encoding glycoside hydrolase family 2 TIM barrel-domain containing protein: MLDKNFYQNPKIQHINMEEPRSSFIPFDNPQKALENEWELSNSFRLLNGKWYFKLFDMPCMVTEDIILADPKTCDFDQIIVPSNFQMFGQDIPIYTNTRYPIPVDPPFVPDINPTGVYKRDFYISQEDLDKEIFVVFEGVDSAFYVFINGSFVGFSKGPHMMHEFDITRFVQEGRNTITVVVLKYSDGTYLEDQDKWRMSGIFRDVYLLLRPKMFVRDVYLKPILSDDLKEGCLTAEIEIENRNNDQKEFSIEVQIFFDKTLIKSSNKSLRLSASGKQEITFEFQIESPRLWSAELPNLYTFLAILKDVDGNILEIIPQSFGFRKIEIKNGVFYLNNVPIKLKGVNRHDMHPRVGFAVTRKMMQEDITLMKQHNINCVRTSHYPNHPYFLELCDRFGIYVIDEADLETHGFGAVGDWGLLAKDPMWEDAFVERAKMMVKRDKNHPSIIMWSLGNESGYGPNHDKMAEWIRSYDKSRPIHYESARDAEVVDIVSVMYPPVNYLEEEGKKQERRPFFMCEYAHAMGNGPRNLKEYWDVIYKYPRLLGGCVWEWADHGILTKTPDGKEYYAYGGDFGDEPNDGNFCIDGLLFPDRTPSPGVIELKKVYEPVVIELLDKERGIFKVTNRYDFVSLNHIEVEWELLSNGRVVKEGVLDVSDVLPHSSKEVKIDEVKEVLEGYKGELFITFTAKLKNSTAWAKRGFVITRSQIALREDTSQETVQKIEKANSILSKQNRFEVVDFPDKVAVFAGSILAEFCRWTGDLVSLSYSGLELIKFSPRFNLWRALTDNDVHIKNEWIKAGFDKLQRRIVNVSFEKQSEYFKVQTTSVYGAYSVKPVFEVTTSYKVFKSGIIETNVYARALRELPPLPKIGLQFMMPKEFEYVKYYGRGPHENYPDIKQSAIVGIYDMAIKDMYVPYIMPQEYGNRCDVRWAFVYNIYGIGLCIKGVPTFNFSAREYTDDMLTRAKHTYELTKADGIVVNVDFKIGGIGSQSCGPGPLEKYLIKDDKFEFCFYMIPLNNNSLNIEKLW, translated from the coding sequence ATGCTTGACAAAAATTTTTATCAAAATCCCAAAATTCAACACATAAATATGGAAGAGCCAAGAAGTTCTTTTATACCTTTTGACAATCCTCAAAAAGCTCTTGAAAATGAATGGGAACTTTCAAATTCTTTTAGGCTACTGAATGGAAAGTGGTATTTTAAACTTTTTGATATGCCCTGCATGGTGACAGAGGATATAATCTTGGCAGATCCAAAAACCTGCGATTTTGACCAGATTATTGTTCCCAGTAATTTTCAGATGTTTGGTCAAGACATACCAATCTACACAAATACCCGATACCCAATCCCTGTCGACCCACCGTTTGTGCCAGATATAAACCCAACAGGTGTCTACAAAAGAGATTTTTATATTTCTCAAGAAGACTTAGACAAAGAAATATTTGTTGTATTTGAAGGGGTAGACTCAGCATTTTATGTGTTCATAAACGGCAGCTTTGTCGGGTTTTCAAAAGGGCCACACATGATGCACGAATTTGACATCACAAGATTTGTCCAAGAAGGAAGGAACACCATCACAGTTGTTGTTCTAAAATATTCAGATGGAACTTACTTGGAAGACCAGGACAAATGGCGAATGAGCGGAATATTCAGAGATGTGTATCTTCTTTTGCGACCAAAGATGTTTGTAAGAGATGTGTATTTAAAACCAATTTTGAGTGATGACCTCAAAGAAGGATGCTTGACTGCTGAGATTGAAATTGAAAACAGAAACAATGACCAAAAAGAATTCAGCATAGAAGTGCAAATCTTCTTTGATAAAACTTTAATCAAAAGCTCAAACAAATCGTTAAGACTTTCTGCCTCTGGCAAGCAAGAGATCACTTTTGAATTTCAAATTGAAAGTCCAAGGTTGTGGAGTGCAGAGCTACCGAACCTTTACACATTTCTTGCAATCTTAAAGGATGTAGACGGAAACATTTTAGAAATTATCCCTCAGAGCTTTGGTTTTAGAAAGATAGAAATAAAGAACGGAGTATTTTATCTAAACAACGTACCTATAAAGTTAAAAGGTGTCAACAGACATGACATGCACCCAAGAGTTGGGTTTGCAGTGACAAGAAAGATGATGCAAGAGGACATAACTTTGATGAAACAGCACAATATAAACTGTGTAAGAACCTCACACTATCCCAACCATCCTTATTTTTTGGAGCTGTGTGACAGATTCGGCATTTATGTTATTGATGAAGCTGATTTGGAAACACACGGATTTGGAGCGGTTGGTGACTGGGGACTTCTGGCAAAAGATCCCATGTGGGAAGATGCGTTTGTGGAAAGGGCAAAGATGATGGTAAAGAGGGACAAAAACCATCCATCAATCATCATGTGGTCGCTTGGAAATGAGTCTGGCTATGGCCCTAATCACGATAAAATGGCTGAGTGGATAAGGTCATATGATAAAAGTCGCCCTATTCACTATGAAAGTGCCCGTGATGCTGAGGTTGTGGATATTGTAAGTGTTATGTATCCACCAGTTAATTATCTTGAAGAAGAGGGCAAAAAGCAAGAAAGACGTCCATTTTTTATGTGCGAGTATGCACATGCGATGGGCAACGGTCCTAGAAACCTCAAAGAGTACTGGGATGTGATATACAAATACCCACGTCTTCTTGGTGGATGTGTGTGGGAGTGGGCAGACCATGGAATTTTGACAAAGACACCTGATGGGAAAGAGTACTATGCATACGGCGGGGATTTTGGTGATGAGCCAAACGATGGTAACTTCTGTATAGATGGACTTCTTTTCCCCGACAGAACTCCATCGCCCGGGGTGATTGAGCTCAAGAAAGTTTACGAACCAGTGGTCATTGAGCTTTTAGACAAAGAAAGAGGAATTTTCAAGGTAACAAACAGGTATGACTTTGTTTCTTTAAACCACATTGAAGTTGAATGGGAATTGCTGTCAAACGGCAGGGTTGTGAAAGAGGGCGTCCTTGACGTGAGTGATGTTCTGCCCCACTCTTCAAAAGAGGTTAAAATTGATGAAGTCAAAGAAGTTTTGGAAGGCTACAAGGGAGAGCTTTTTATCACCTTCACAGCAAAGCTTAAAAATTCAACAGCGTGGGCAAAGAGGGGATTTGTTATAACAAGGTCACAGATTGCACTCAGAGAAGATACATCTCAAGAGACTGTGCAAAAAATTGAGAAGGCAAATTCTATCTTATCAAAGCAAAACAGGTTTGAAGTAGTAGATTTTCCTGACAAAGTAGCAGTTTTTGCAGGCAGCATATTGGCAGAGTTTTGCAGATGGACAGGTGATTTGGTAAGCTTGAGCTACAGTGGCCTTGAGCTTATAAAATTCTCGCCAAGGTTCAATCTTTGGAGGGCTCTAACAGACAACGACGTGCATATCAAAAACGAATGGATAAAAGCTGGATTTGACAAGCTTCAAAGAAGAATTGTAAATGTTAGCTTTGAAAAGCAAAGCGAGTACTTCAAAGTGCAAACAACATCGGTTTATGGCGCATATTCAGTAAAGCCTGTATTTGAAGTAACTACAAGTTACAAGGTTTTTAAATCAGGAATTATAGAAACAAATGTATATGCGCGGGCTCTAAGAGAACTTCCGCCACTTCCAAAGATAGGACTGCAGTTTATGATGCCAAAAGAGTTTGAGTATGTCAAATACTACGGAAGGGGACCTCACGAAAACTATCCTGATATCAAACAAAGCGCCATTGTGGGAATATATGACATGGCTATAAAAGACATGTACGTTCCATATATAATGCCCCAGGAATATGGAAACAGGTGCGACGTTAGATGGGCTTTTGTGTACAACATCTATGGAATAGGACTTTGTATTAAGGGTGTACCAACATTTAACTTCAGCGCAAGAGAATATACTGATGATATGCTAACAAGAGCAAAACACACATATGAACTGACAAAAGCAGATGGAATTGTTGTGAATGTGGACTTTAAGATAGGCGGTATTGGAAGCCAAAGCTGCGGCCCTGGCCCGTTGGAGAAGTATTTAATCAAAGATGACAAATTTGAATTTTGCTTTTATATGATACCTCTTAACAATAATAGCTTAAATATTGAAAAGCTGTGGTAA
- a CDS encoding DUF4340 domain-containing protein: MRKKKNRLFTIVSVLLVLVLVIGAYFYVSYVNKKKQEAEEKKSSSASVTVTNFDRNKITKIDIKHDDVHLVLEKVKDKWIVNGINNPLYFDQDKIDDIAFSCAQMTAEKVADTNPKDLKKYGLDNPKSIVEATFSDGKKVTFYLGSETPITSTYYLMKKGDPKVYVVWTNHAENFTIKPQKLLSVKIPEIDTQNITYVKLVRKGQPTIEIKKVDEKNSKENEWKYYVRLWNLVQPYSQPVGVSSDKFSEFIENVPNFSPEDIVGEDVYNPKYGLQSPRIELIVKDNKNTLHLFVGNNADDSTVYCKMADSKVVFTMSTYKTDFMNTIKPFDLIEKFAYIVNIDYVDKIEIFTKEKKHTLILDKKLIKKATSEEETDEYKYNFQADGRKIDEDTFKKFYQEIIGLLIDGENDKKPTGTPEVTMKFYLVNKKVDVMEYIPYNDDFYMVVRNGKSDFVIAKEQVQKVLKDLEDLVAGKYKPPEN; the protein is encoded by the coding sequence ATGAGAAAGAAGAAGAATAGGCTTTTCACAATTGTATCGGTACTTTTAGTTTTGGTGCTTGTAATTGGCGCCTACTTTTATGTAAGTTATGTGAACAAGAAAAAACAAGAGGCTGAAGAAAAAAAGTCCTCTTCAGCCTCTGTTACTGTAACAAATTTTGATAGAAATAAGATTACAAAGATAGATATTAAGCATGACGATGTTCACCTTGTCCTTGAAAAGGTCAAAGATAAGTGGATTGTAAATGGAATCAACAACCCCCTTTATTTTGACCAGGACAAGATAGACGATATAGCATTTTCGTGCGCTCAAATGACAGCTGAAAAGGTTGCTGATACCAACCCCAAAGACCTCAAAAAATACGGGCTTGACAACCCAAAATCAATTGTTGAGGCAACTTTCAGCGACGGGAAAAAAGTCACATTTTATCTTGGGTCAGAAACACCCATAACTTCCACTTACTATTTAATGAAAAAAGGTGATCCGAAAGTCTATGTTGTGTGGACAAACCATGCAGAAAACTTTACAATAAAACCTCAGAAGCTTCTGAGTGTTAAAATACCAGAGATTGACACTCAAAATATCACCTATGTGAAACTTGTAAGAAAAGGTCAGCCGACAATTGAAATCAAAAAAGTTGACGAGAAAAATTCAAAAGAAAATGAATGGAAGTACTATGTAAGACTGTGGAACTTGGTTCAGCCATACAGCCAGCCAGTTGGAGTATCAAGCGATAAGTTTTCAGAGTTCATTGAAAATGTTCCAAACTTCAGCCCGGAAGACATAGTTGGCGAAGATGTCTACAATCCTAAGTATGGACTGCAATCGCCAAGGATAGAGCTTATTGTAAAGGACAACAAAAACACTTTGCACCTTTTTGTCGGCAACAATGCAGATGACTCAACTGTTTACTGCAAAATGGCAGACTCTAAAGTTGTCTTCACAATGTCGACTTATAAGACAGATTTCATGAACACCATAAAGCCTTTTGACCTTATAGAAAAGTTTGCTTATATTGTAAATATTGATTATGTTGACAAGATTGAAATCTTTACTAAAGAGAAGAAACATACACTTATACTTGACAAAAAGCTCATCAAAAAAGCTACAAGCGAAGAGGAAACTGATGAGTACAAATATAACTTCCAGGCTGACGGAAGAAAGATTGATGAAGACACATTCAAAAAGTTCTATCAAGAAATCATTGGCCTTCTAATTGACGGTGAAAACGACAAAAAGCCAACAGGCACACCTGAGGTCACCATGAAATTCTATCTTGTCAACAAAAAGGTTGATGTGATGGAGTACATTCCTTACAACGACGACTTTTACATGGTTGTTCGAAATGGAAAGTCTGATTTTGTGATTGCAAAAGAACAGGTTCAAAAGGTGTTGAAAGACTTAGAAGACTTGGTTGCAGGCAAGTACAAACCGCCAGAGAACTAA
- a CDS encoding GldG family protein, protein MVKLDLKAIKSSFNTRKFKYGGYAAMLTASVIAILIVLNLLVGQIPAKLDLTHNRLYSLSKPTVDLLKNLKKEVTIYALFPTGNENPVISEFIQKYAEKSSHVKIKYIDPYKNPGFVKKYDTSGSGIDEGSLIVESGNKFRVINRYDMVDYSYDEQTGESNVTGLTIEQKLTPAILYVTSDKSPVLYELKGHGEDTLVGLGISSEIEAANYEIRDLNLLTEKSVPQDATAVIVISPKTDISDIELKKLKDYINGGGRVMFLIDLLKDELKNFNSLFESLGVRLEHGIVMEGDNNYNAGNPVWILPKFESHDIVNPIDLNNMYMLIPNAQPIVETKFKKRTITIEKLLTTTSNSWLRKDLNSTSFSKEKGDESGPFTLAVAITDKADALNAKLRPRDAKVVIVGNATFLNAQFSKSVPGNLNFVINALNWLQDKKDNLQIQPKDLTTFRLNISTTQAMIWAAIAVVGIPVVILVLGLTIWLRRRHL, encoded by the coding sequence ATGGTGAAGCTTGATTTAAAGGCTATAAAAAGCTCATTTAATACAAGAAAGTTCAAATACGGCGGATATGCTGCTATGCTGACCGCATCTGTAATCGCTATCCTGATAGTTCTAAACCTTTTAGTTGGCCAAATTCCAGCAAAGCTTGACCTTACACACAACAGGCTATACTCACTTTCAAAGCCCACGGTTGACCTTTTGAAAAATCTAAAAAAAGAGGTCACAATCTATGCTCTTTTCCCAACTGGAAATGAAAATCCTGTGATATCTGAGTTTATCCAAAAATATGCTGAAAAATCCTCGCATGTAAAAATTAAATACATAGACCCTTACAAAAACCCAGGGTTTGTTAAAAAATATGATACAAGTGGCTCAGGCATTGATGAAGGTTCGCTCATTGTCGAAAGCGGCAACAAGTTCAGGGTAATAAACAGATACGATATGGTCGACTATTCATACGATGAACAGACAGGCGAGTCAAATGTCACCGGTCTTACAATTGAACAAAAACTGACACCTGCTATCCTGTATGTTACATCTGACAAAAGCCCTGTATTGTATGAGCTAAAAGGTCATGGAGAGGACACGCTTGTTGGACTTGGCATCTCAAGCGAGATTGAGGCTGCAAACTATGAGATAAGAGATTTAAACCTTCTTACTGAAAAGAGCGTACCTCAGGATGCAACAGCTGTGATAGTAATCTCTCCAAAGACAGACATCTCAGACATTGAGCTTAAAAAACTAAAAGACTATATAAATGGCGGCGGGCGTGTAATGTTTTTGATTGACCTACTGAAAGATGAGCTCAAAAACTTCAACAGTCTGTTTGAAAGCTTGGGAGTCAGACTCGAACACGGAATTGTCATGGAAGGTGACAACAACTACAACGCAGGAAATCCTGTGTGGATACTTCCAAAGTTTGAATCACACGATATTGTAAACCCAATTGATCTTAACAACATGTACATGCTCATACCAAATGCCCAGCCAATTGTGGAAACAAAGTTCAAAAAAAGAACAATCACCATCGAAAAGCTTCTTACAACAACATCTAACTCATGGCTGAGAAAGGATTTGAACTCAACATCTTTTAGCAAAGAAAAAGGTGATGAGAGCGGCCCATTCACTTTGGCTGTTGCAATCACCGATAAAGCTGATGCTCTCAACGCAAAATTAAGGCCAAGAGATGCAAAGGTTGTGATAGTTGGCAATGCAACATTTTTAAATGCTCAGTTTTCAAAAAGCGTTCCTGGAAACCTGAACTTTGTAATAAACGCTCTTAACTGGCTGCAGGACAAAAAAGACAATCTGCAGATCCAGCCAAAAGACCTTACAACCTTCAGGCTCAATATTAGCACAACACAGGCTATGATCTGGGCAGCAATTGCTGTTGTTGGAATACCTGTTGTTATTCTGGTATTAGGCCTTACTATCTGGCTGAGGAGGAGACATCTATGA
- a CDS encoding ABC transporter permease: MSAVLKKELKIYYSTPTGYIFMGFFLLISGFFFAVSNLFPASPNYTSVLGNITFIFLVVVPVLTMRLLSEEARTKTDQLLLTSPLKLTEIVLGKYLAAVTVFVITIAVTILYPIILSFYGDIPVAETLGAYIGFFLLGCSFISVGLFISSLTDNQFIAAVVTFSALLLTWVVDWLESALPTDRVAGFIFVLILVGLVSAWIYLTIRNIIISVSAAALGTAAFVAVYILKPEFYDNAIVRFFKWFSLLSRYQKFTNGLLDLSSIVYYLSFIFVFIFLTIRVLEKRRWS, from the coding sequence ATGAGCGCAGTTTTGAAAAAAGAGTTAAAGATATACTATTCAACACCAACAGGTTATATATTCATGGGATTTTTCCTTTTGATTTCGGGATTTTTCTTTGCAGTGTCAAACCTGTTCCCAGCAAGCCCGAACTATACATCAGTGCTTGGTAACATAACATTCATATTCTTAGTTGTTGTGCCAGTTTTGACAATGAGACTTTTGAGTGAAGAGGCAAGAACAAAGACAGACCAGCTTCTTTTAACATCGCCATTGAAACTTACAGAAATCGTGCTTGGTAAGTATTTAGCTGCTGTTACTGTTTTTGTTATTACCATTGCTGTTACCATATTGTACCCCATAATACTTTCTTTTTACGGCGACATTCCTGTTGCAGAAACCTTGGGTGCATATATAGGATTTTTCCTTCTTGGATGTTCATTTATCTCAGTAGGTCTTTTTATATCATCACTGACAGACAACCAGTTCATTGCAGCTGTTGTGACATTTTCTGCGCTGCTTTTGACATGGGTTGTGGACTGGCTTGAATCTGCACTCCCAACAGACAGAGTTGCAGGATTTATATTTGTGCTAATTCTTGTTGGGCTAGTTAGCGCATGGATTTATCTTACGATAAGAAATATAATTATCAGCGTTTCAGCGGCAGCTTTAGGAACAGCAGCATTTGTTGCGGTGTACATCTTAAAACCAGAGTTTTATGACAATGCTATAGTTAGATTTTTTAAGTGGTTCTCGCTTTTGAGTAGATATCAAAAATTCACAAACGGACTTTTGGATTTGTCATCAATAGTGTACTATTTATCATTTATATTCGTGTTTATATTCCTCACAATAAGAGTCCTTGAGAAAAGAAGATGGAGCTAA